CATGCAATTCCTCGCGGGTGCGCCGGATACGCCTAGTGCGTGTTTCTGGCTTCTTGGCGTCTTCCACCCAGCACACAAACTCGTTGCGCGCCAAGGGCGTGATGTCCTCCCACAGCTCCAGGGCCTCGCGATCTCCCAGCAGGGCATCGCGCAGGTCATCGGGTAGCTCATGGACCACGCCACCGGATACGGAATCGGTCATGGCCACTAGGTTACTGATTGCACCCCGCCCGGCGCTAGGGCTGACCTAGGATGTTTCGCATGACTCATGCTCCTGCCGCACCCCACCCCACGAACCCCACTGAGGCGGTGAACGTTGAGGCCCAGCGCCGCGCGGCCGCCCGCAAGTTCGCAGCCAAGTGGGCAGGACGCGGCTATGAAAAGGGCGATACTTCAAGTTTCTGGCTAGAGCTGTTGGGCTCTGTGGTGGGCATGGAGGATGTGACCACGAATGTACGCTTTGAACAGCGCACCATTTCGCGCGGCTACATTGACGTGGTTATCGCGGACGCGAAGACGTTTATTGAGCAAAAGTCCCTGGGCGTGGACCTGGACAAGCCCGATGTGCGCCAGGGGGAGATGGTCACCCCGTTCCAGCAGGCGCGAAACTATGCGGATACGCTGCCCAATTCGCAGCGGCCTGACTTTATTATCGTGTGCAATTTTGGCACGTTCCGCATCCATGACCTCAATAGTGTGACCGCGCACGAGCCTGCCGTCGAATTTGAGCTCGCCGAGCTCCCCGACAATATTCACCTGCTCGATTTCCTCATCGACCCCCAGCGGGCCCGCCTCAAGCGCGAGGAAAAGGTGTCCATGGACGCCGGCGAGCTGGTGGGCAAGCTCTACACCGGCCTGCGCGCCCAGTATTTGGACCCGGACACGGAGGCCAACCAGCACGCGCTCAACGTGCTGTGCGTGCGCCTGGTGTTTTGCCTTTTCGCCGAGGACGCCGGGCTCTTCCAAAAGGACGCGCTGTTCCACTACCTCGACGGCGCGCCACCGCACCTGGTGCGCGGGATGCTCAAGGAACTTTTCACCGTGCTTAACACCCCGGTGGAGAAGCGCGACCCGTATCTCTCGGATGATTTGAAGGTCTTCCCCTACGTCAATGGTGGGCTGTTCGCGGCTGAGGAGGAGATCCCCCATTTCACCCCGGAGCTGCTTAGCCTGCTCTTGCAGGAGATCTCCCAGAACACCAACTGGGCCCAGATCAGCCCGACGATCTTCGGCGGGGTCTTTGAATCCACACTCAACCCGGAGACTCGCGCTAAGGGAGGCATGCACTACACCTCCCCGGAGAACATCCACAAGGTCATTGATCCGCTGTTCTTGGACGGCCTTAAAGACGAGCTGGCCGCGATCCTCGACGATGCCTCCCTCGGCCCCATCAAGCGCAACAACCAGCTGAAACGCTTCCACGACAAAATCGCCGGGCTAACCTTCTTCGACCCGGCCTGCGGCTCCGGCAACTTCCTCACCGAGACCTACATCTCGCTGCGGCGCATCGAAAACAAGATCCTCTCGGTGCTTGTGGGCGACCAAAACGTCCTCGGCTTCGATGACATCGGCGCCACCCCCTTAAAGATCTCCCTGGACCAGTTCTACGGCCTGGAAATCAATGACTTCGCCGTCGCCGTCGCATCAACCGCACTGTGGATCGCCCAACTCCAGGCCAACATCGAGGCCCAGACCATCATCACCACCAACATCGCGGACCTTCCGCTTCGCGACGCCGCCCACATCCACCACGGCAACGCCCTGCGGGTGGACTGGACCGAGGTCCTGCCCCCAGAGAATTGCCATTACATCATTGGCAACCCGCCGTTTTTGGGCGCCCGCAATCAATCGAAGGAGCAGAAGGCCGAGCTCAAGGACGTCTTTCCCAAGGGCACCAAGAATGTAGGCAACATCGACTACGTTGCTGGCTGGTACATCAAAGCCGCTGAGTATATGGGCGACTTTCCTGTCCGCACAGCATTCGTATCAACCAATTCGATCTGCCAGGGTGAGCAGGTTGCCAACGTGTGGTATCCCATCACTTGCCAAGGCTTCCGGATCAATTTCGCCCACGACACATTCCGGTGGGGCAACGAGGCCGCCCAACAGGCACACGTATTTTGCGTCATCGTTGGATTCTCTAAACAAAATGACCCCGTGCGCCTGTATCACCACCCCGGCCCCGATGCAGAGGCACACCTGCAACTACCAGGCAGATTGAACCCTTACCTTGCCGACGCACCT
Above is a genomic segment from Corynebacterium uberis containing:
- a CDS encoding YdeI/OmpD-associated family protein, whose amino-acid sequence is MTDSVSGGVVHELPDDLRDALLGDREALELWEDITPLARNEFVCWVEDAKKPETRTRRIRRTREELHEGKRRPCCWPGCKHRERTGHA
- a CDS encoding class I SAM-dependent DNA methyltransferase; the encoded protein is MTHAPAAPHPTNPTEAVNVEAQRRAAARKFAAKWAGRGYEKGDTSSFWLELLGSVVGMEDVTTNVRFEQRTISRGYIDVVIADAKTFIEQKSLGVDLDKPDVRQGEMVTPFQQARNYADTLPNSQRPDFIIVCNFGTFRIHDLNSVTAHEPAVEFELAELPDNIHLLDFLIDPQRARLKREEKVSMDAGELVGKLYTGLRAQYLDPDTEANQHALNVLCVRLVFCLFAEDAGLFQKDALFHYLDGAPPHLVRGMLKELFTVLNTPVEKRDPYLSDDLKVFPYVNGGLFAAEEEIPHFTPELLSLLLQEISQNTNWAQISPTIFGGVFESTLNPETRAKGGMHYTSPENIHKVIDPLFLDGLKDELAAILDDASLGPIKRNNQLKRFHDKIAGLTFFDPACGSGNFLTETYISLRRIENKILSVLVGDQNVLGFDDIGATPLKISLDQFYGLEINDFAVAVASTALWIAQLQANIEAQTIITTNIADLPLRDAAHIHHGNALRVDWTEVLPPENCHYIIGNPPFLGARNQSKEQKAELKDVFPKGTKNVGNIDYVAGWYIKAAEYMGDFPVRTAFVSTNSICQGEQVANVWYPITCQGFRINFAHDTFRWGNEAAQQAHVFCVIVGFSKQNDPVRLYHHPGPDAEAHLQLPGRLNPYLADAPDAFVWNRSKALCAIPAIGIGNQPIDGGHYLFTPEEKNDFIKAEPYSESFFHPWIGAREFLQGSERWVLWLGNATPADFKRMPLARERVLAVRDFRLSSKRISTLKLAESPTRFQVEKMPKGNSIVVPKVSSERRSYIPLGLIEPEIFASDLVFLIPNATLYHFGVLHSQFHNAWMRTVGGRLKSDYRYSGGVVYNNFIWPQPDATMKNSIERCAQSVLDARAQYPDSTLADMYDPDNAFLYPALTKAHAGLDTAVERAYGVDFSDRDDDTREQAIVSHLFKLYGEVIGE